Proteins encoded together in one Oligoflexia bacterium window:
- a CDS encoding AAA family ATPase, which produces MNRYLEPYIQSDLKEKMVFLGGPRQVGKTTVALNLLGNAKENYLNWDINEHRDSILRNELPPKGLLVLDEIHKNKSWRRFVKGLYDKSKISHYRPILVTGSARLDYYRFSGDSLQGRYHYHRLHPLSLAEIKSTSQKDLMSLFELGGFPEPFLKGAKISALRWSREYRNRLIRDDIIPIEEISDLTKMELLLMRLPDLVGSPLSINALREDLEVSHKTLKRWLDILERFYGIFRLEPFGGIKIKSVKKESKHYHFDWTLIQDSRFRFENMIASHLLKWVHFKQDTEALELELKFFRDTEQREIDFVLCQNSQPTHFIECKFADDSISKTLYFIKNKYPNANVIQLHLTGKKDFISPEGIRVMPAKSFLADLV; this is translated from the coding sequence ATGAATAGGTATCTTGAGCCCTACATACAATCGGACTTAAAAGAAAAGATGGTGTTTCTTGGAGGCCCTCGCCAAGTTGGCAAGACCACTGTGGCATTAAATCTTCTCGGAAATGCAAAAGAAAATTATCTCAATTGGGATATTAACGAACACCGTGATAGCATTTTACGAAACGAACTCCCGCCCAAAGGTTTATTGGTTTTAGATGAAATTCACAAAAACAAATCATGGCGACGTTTTGTTAAAGGGCTCTATGATAAAAGTAAGATTTCTCATTACAGACCCATTTTAGTAACCGGAAGTGCTCGCCTTGATTATTACCGATTTAGCGGCGATTCACTTCAAGGTCGCTACCATTATCATCGACTTCACCCCCTCTCATTAGCTGAAATAAAATCAACTTCACAAAAGGATTTAATGTCATTGTTTGAGTTAGGCGGTTTTCCGGAACCTTTTTTAAAAGGGGCGAAAATCTCAGCCCTTAGATGGTCACGAGAATATAGAAATCGACTTATTCGAGATGATATTATTCCTATCGAAGAAATTTCAGATCTCACAAAAATGGAACTACTCTTGATGCGTTTACCTGATTTAGTGGGAAGTCCATTATCGATAAATGCATTACGCGAAGATCTAGAAGTATCACATAAAACACTTAAAAGATGGCTCGACATACTTGAGCGATTTTATGGCATTTTTAGACTAGAACCTTTTGGAGGAATCAAGATTAAAAGTGTTAAAAAAGAAAGCAAACACTACCACTTTGATTGGACTCTCATTCAAGATTCTAGATTTCGTTTTGAAAATATGATCGCCTCTCATCTACTAAAATGGGTTCATTTCAAACAAGATACAGAGGCTCTCGAGCTTGAATTAAAATTTTTTCGTGATACAGAACAAAGAGAAATTGATTTTGTGCTTTGTCAAAATTCTCAACCAACTCATTTTATCGAGTGCAAATTTGCAGACGATTCGATTTCAAAAACTCTTTATTTCATCAAAAATAAATATCCAAATGCAAACGTCATTCAGCTTCATCTGACTGGTAAAAAAGATTTTATATCCCCCGAAGGTATTCGTGTGATGCCCGCAAAATCATTTCTTGCAGATTTGGTTTAA
- the dusB gene encoding tRNA dihydrouridine synthase DusB: protein MIDLKAELNKNPFVLAPMAGITDNSFRTFMREMGCGPVITELVSAYGIEYKSHRTIDLMSFSEKQRPIGVQLFGEEGEVLARAAQFVEEQRADFVDINLGCPVPKVVKKGAGAALLREPLVLFKILVQIKSAIKIPLTIKIRTGWDDKTINAHDIVKAAADAGVSWVAIHGRTRAQGYSGLADWDLIGEVKAKASIPIIGNGDINSAATAVRRLRESGCDGVMIGRGCLKNPWIFKQAQELIHNDYPQSTDKDFCKSLGRLKELVDERNDVRYSMLQMKKFAAWFSAGYPGSQNFRKSLFQAPTADEILHIAGNYFSQFDLSAQSDTSHESFLMGGHG from the coding sequence ATGATCGATTTGAAGGCTGAACTTAATAAAAACCCATTTGTCTTAGCACCAATGGCTGGCATTACAGACAATTCCTTTCGCACTTTTATGCGCGAAATGGGATGTGGTCCAGTCATCACCGAACTCGTTTCTGCATACGGAATTGAATACAAAAGTCACAGGACCATAGACCTGATGAGCTTTTCTGAAAAACAACGCCCCATTGGAGTTCAACTTTTTGGAGAAGAAGGCGAAGTTCTAGCTCGTGCTGCTCAGTTTGTTGAAGAGCAGCGAGCTGATTTTGTGGATATTAATTTAGGTTGCCCTGTTCCGAAGGTTGTAAAAAAAGGAGCCGGAGCTGCGTTGTTGCGTGAACCTTTGGTACTTTTTAAAATATTAGTTCAAATAAAATCTGCCATTAAAATTCCACTGACAATTAAAATTCGAACAGGTTGGGATGACAAAACTATCAACGCCCACGACATTGTTAAAGCTGCCGCTGATGCGGGTGTAAGTTGGGTTGCAATTCATGGCAGAACTCGTGCTCAAGGTTATTCTGGGCTCGCAGATTGGGATTTAATTGGTGAAGTAAAGGCAAAGGCTTCTATTCCCATTATCGGAAACGGCGACATTAATTCTGCAGCAACAGCCGTGAGACGTTTGCGTGAATCTGGCTGTGATGGGGTAATGATTGGTCGCGGATGTTTAAAAAACCCCTGGATTTTCAAGCAAGCCCAAGAACTTATTCACAATGATTATCCACAATCCACAGACAAAGATTTTTGCAAATCATTAGGAAGACTCAAAGAACTCGTCGATGAACGAAACGATGTTCGTTATTCAATGCTTCAAATGAAAAAATTTGCAGCATGGTTTTCGGCAGGTTACCCAGGAAGCCAAAATTTTCGTAAAAGCCTTTTTCAAGCCCCCACCGCAGATGAAATTCTTCACATCGCCGGAAATTATTTTTCACAATTCGATCTTTCCGCCCAATCAGACACCAGCCACGAATCCTTCCTCATGGGCGGCCACGGCTAA
- a CDS encoding S26 family signal peptidase, translated as MTNSQNDGHGHGNHPHNMQDKKTFRILIGVIVLLVGSAILYKYLRDGGLGFNVNKTGENACVKEVKTVEMRDDNIKGIIDKGQKIKVAMGWYECNPIKKGDLAVFYRPGLLDVPYVKVVRGAPGEKFSVKPDSSKKGWNVYINGDAISYNGRAFVFGDIREEPALRRYEVVRNGVLRDNEAILMSTVPPGDFDSTTTGLHFSGGLIGKVIEIAGQETDETEESKDAEVKDDARKPAEEKTEVTETEAENSVTESK; from the coding sequence GTGACAAATTCGCAAAATGACGGCCATGGGCACGGAAATCATCCACATAATATGCAAGATAAGAAAACCTTTAGAATTTTAATTGGTGTCATTGTGTTGCTCGTCGGCTCAGCCATTTTATACAAGTACCTCAGAGACGGTGGCTTGGGTTTTAATGTTAACAAAACAGGCGAAAATGCCTGTGTGAAAGAAGTGAAAACCGTTGAAATGAGAGATGATAATATTAAAGGCATCATTGATAAGGGACAAAAAATTAAAGTCGCCATGGGTTGGTATGAATGTAACCCGATCAAAAAGGGTGATCTTGCTGTGTTTTATCGCCCGGGTCTTCTTGATGTTCCGTATGTAAAAGTTGTGCGTGGAGCCCCAGGTGAAAAATTTAGTGTAAAACCTGATAGTTCAAAAAAAGGGTGGAACGTTTATATCAATGGCGATGCGATCTCATATAATGGACGAGCATTTGTATTTGGTGATATTCGCGAAGAGCCAGCACTAAGAAGATATGAAGTAGTTCGCAATGGTGTGCTCAGAGACAATGAAGCTATTTTGATGTCGACAGTTCCGCCTGGAGATTTTGATAGCACGACAACTGGTCTTCACTTTTCTGGTGGATTAATTGGAAAAGTAATTGAGATTGCGGGTCAAGAAACTGATGAAACCGAAGAATCTAAAGACGCAGAAGTAAAAGATGATGCTCGCAAACCTGCTGAAGAAAAAACTGAAGTTACTGAGACTGAGGCTGAAAATTCTGTCACTGAAAGTAAGTGA
- the typA gene encoding translational GTPase TypA: MAEQKIRNIAIIAHVDHGKTTLVDGLLRQSGTFRSNEVVAERVMDSMDLERERGITIMAKNTSVQYQDYKINIVDTPGHADFGGEVERTLKMVDGVMLLVDASEGPLPQTRFVLKKALEDGLKVIVCINKIDRSDARVDEVVNEVFDLFVDLDAEDWQVDFPIVYAVARDGWAVNDLKDRDLPGKNLEPLFKLILDVVPAPKGKPENPLQILVTNIGYNNFVGRLAIGRVREGVIKVGDTVSVCKADKINKIRVVALFTYEGLKQVETKEVPAGDIVIIAGEQNIEIGDTISDGINPLPLPRVVVEEPTVSMIFSVNNGPFAGKEGDQVTSRKILERLEKELLYNVSLRMEKTDATDSFKVFGRGELQLAILIEQMRREGFELLISKPKVVTKVINGEKHEPMENVVFDVPEATVGIVTEKMGLRKGVMTNMNNKGSGRVRVEFLVPSRGLIGYRSEFLTDTKGAGLMNSIFAGYEPWKGDIGGRMNGALIADRLGDSVAYGLFHLEPRGRMFIGAGIPCYEGMVIGEHAKDNDLIVNVAREKKLTNMRSSGADEAVKLTPPAPTSLEQSLEWISDDELVEVTPKNIRLRKRYLDPNKRKRAEKAD, from the coding sequence ATGGCAGAACAAAAAATTAGAAATATCGCAATCATTGCCCACGTTGACCACGGTAAAACGACTCTAGTGGATGGGCTTCTCAGACAAAGCGGAACTTTTCGGTCAAACGAAGTTGTAGCAGAACGCGTTATGGATTCCATGGATCTTGAGCGTGAACGCGGTATCACCATTATGGCGAAAAATACCTCGGTTCAGTATCAAGATTATAAGATCAATATCGTCGACACACCGGGGCATGCTGATTTCGGTGGTGAAGTTGAGCGAACGCTCAAGATGGTCGATGGTGTCATGCTTTTAGTTGACGCATCAGAGGGTCCGCTTCCACAGACACGATTTGTTTTAAAGAAAGCTCTGGAAGATGGTCTTAAAGTAATTGTTTGTATCAATAAAATTGATCGAAGCGATGCGCGCGTTGACGAAGTCGTAAATGAAGTTTTTGATTTGTTTGTCGATCTCGATGCTGAAGACTGGCAAGTGGATTTTCCAATCGTGTATGCCGTTGCGCGTGATGGTTGGGCTGTAAATGATTTAAAAGATCGTGATCTCCCTGGTAAAAATTTGGAACCACTTTTTAAACTTATTCTCGACGTGGTTCCAGCTCCTAAAGGAAAACCAGAAAACCCACTCCAAATTTTAGTAACAAATATTGGTTACAATAATTTTGTTGGTCGTTTAGCAATCGGTCGTGTTCGTGAAGGTGTTATTAAAGTTGGCGATACCGTCAGTGTTTGTAAGGCTGATAAAATTAATAAAATTCGTGTTGTAGCGCTTTTCACTTACGAAGGTCTCAAACAGGTTGAAACAAAAGAAGTTCCCGCAGGCGATATCGTTATCATCGCTGGTGAGCAAAATATCGAAATTGGAGACACAATTAGTGATGGTATAAACCCATTGCCACTTCCACGGGTTGTGGTTGAAGAGCCTACTGTAAGCATGATCTTCTCCGTAAATAACGGACCCTTTGCTGGTAAAGAAGGCGATCAAGTTACAAGTCGAAAAATTCTAGAGCGATTAGAGAAAGAACTTCTCTATAACGTTTCTTTACGCATGGAAAAAACCGATGCCACTGACTCATTTAAAGTTTTTGGTCGCGGAGAACTTCAATTGGCTATTTTGATTGAGCAAATGCGCCGCGAAGGTTTTGAACTTTTAATCAGTAAACCCAAAGTTGTTACCAAAGTAATTAACGGCGAAAAACATGAGCCAATGGAAAACGTTGTGTTCGACGTTCCTGAAGCTACAGTTGGTATCGTCACAGAAAAAATGGGTCTTCGAAAAGGTGTCATGACCAATATGAATAATAAAGGTTCAGGTCGTGTACGCGTAGAATTTTTGGTTCCTTCTCGAGGTCTTATTGGTTATCGCAGTGAATTTCTAACAGACACAAAAGGTGCGGGCCTTATGAATAGCATCTTTGCAGGTTATGAACCCTGGAAAGGTGATATCGGCGGGCGCATGAACGGTGCTCTTATCGCAGATCGTTTGGGCGATTCAGTTGCCTATGGTCTATTTCATCTTGAGCCCCGAGGGCGCATGTTTATTGGTGCCGGCATTCCTTGTTATGAGGGAATGGTTATTGGTGAGCATGCAAAAGATAATGATCTTATCGTAAACGTTGCGCGCGAGAAAAAATTAACAAATATGCGTTCATCAGGTGCTGACGAGGCTGTTAAATTAACTCCTCCCGCTCCTACAAGTTTAGAGCAATCCCTTGAATGGATTTCTGATGATGAGCTTGTTGAAGTAACACCAAAAAATATTCGTCTTAGAAAAAGATACTTAGACCCTAATAAAAGAAAGCGCGCCGAAAAAGCGGATTAA
- a CDS encoding sodium:proton antiporter, whose amino-acid sequence MWIQFGGMQTHLDLPIWSIAPFLAIVLSVAILPVLAPRFWHRYHHLLLAMFAIPVIALCAAVNYHWVVHSFVDYVIFICLLGALYSIGGSLLVVGTPKANPVTNLAYMAFGAIIANFIGTLGASMLLIRPLLRSNRGRKHEVHVIVFFIFIVSNVGGLLTPLGDPPLLLGYIMGVPFWWTLKLFPVWFFVVTSLLGIFAALDSYYYLHDPDFRGPMKQELVKETIQITGRWNLALIPVVMAALILPQAIPHEYEMWRHALRATILIGVVYVSGLITPKIVRTLNNFSWEPFKEVAMVFAAIFATMIPAIKYLELHATQLGVQSAWSFYWLSGIFSGILDNAPTYASFFALAQGLGKDVVSLTLENGTNISETLLTAISCGAVFFGGLTYIGNAPNLLIKAVAEDEKVKMPSFFGFLIWSFAFLVPVLFMTAVLFFE is encoded by the coding sequence ATGTGGATACAATTTGGTGGTATGCAAACACATCTGGATTTACCCATATGGTCTATTGCTCCCTTTTTAGCCATTGTACTCAGCGTCGCTATTTTACCTGTTTTAGCACCCAGGTTTTGGCATCGGTACCACCATTTATTGTTAGCAATGTTCGCCATTCCCGTTATAGCGCTCTGTGCGGCAGTGAACTATCATTGGGTCGTTCATAGTTTCGTCGACTATGTCATTTTTATCTGCCTACTTGGCGCGCTGTATTCAATCGGCGGAAGTCTTTTAGTTGTCGGAACCCCAAAAGCAAACCCCGTAACAAATCTTGCCTATATGGCTTTTGGTGCCATTATCGCCAACTTTATTGGCACATTGGGCGCCAGCATGCTTTTGATTCGCCCACTTTTACGCAGCAATCGCGGCCGAAAGCATGAAGTTCATGTCATCGTGTTTTTTATTTTCATTGTTTCAAACGTTGGTGGGCTACTCACACCCTTAGGCGATCCACCATTACTTTTAGGTTACATCATGGGAGTTCCGTTTTGGTGGACTCTTAAGCTGTTTCCGGTTTGGTTTTTTGTCGTCACTTCACTCTTAGGAATTTTTGCGGCCCTTGATTCTTATTATTACCTTCATGATCCTGATTTTCGCGGCCCCATGAAACAAGAATTAGTTAAAGAGACAATTCAAATCACTGGGCGCTGGAATTTAGCACTCATCCCGGTTGTTATGGCGGCTTTGATATTACCTCAGGCGATTCCACATGAATATGAAATGTGGCGACACGCTCTGAGAGCGACAATTCTTATTGGTGTGGTTTATGTGAGTGGGCTGATCACACCAAAAATCGTGCGGACTTTAAATAATTTTTCATGGGAGCCGTTTAAAGAAGTGGCTATGGTTTTTGCGGCGATTTTCGCCACAATGATTCCGGCAATAAAGTATCTTGAGTTGCACGCAACTCAATTGGGAGTTCAATCTGCTTGGAGTTTTTATTGGTTGAGCGGTATTTTTTCAGGCATCTTAGATAATGCACCTACTTATGCTTCGTTTTTCGCACTCGCTCAGGGTTTGGGGAAAGATGTCGTTTCACTTACACTCGAGAATGGAACAAATATTTCTGAGACACTGCTCACAGCTATTAGCTGCGGAGCTGTGTTTTTTGGTGGCCTGACCTATATCGGAAATGCGCCGAATTTATTAATCAAAGCTGTTGCTGAAGATGAGAAAGTAAAAATGCCGTCATTTTTTGGCTTCCTCATCTGGAGCTTTGCCTTTCTTGTCCCCGTTTTATTCATGACCGCCGTCTTATTTTTCGAATAG
- a CDS encoding ABC transporter ATP-binding protein, with protein sequence MVDIVAEGRGLIKRYGDKTVVNGINFQIKRGECFGFLGPNGAGKTSTMKMMYGLSPVSDGELHVLGLDVMTRSSEIKKRIGVVPQEDGLDTDFTVLENLLIYASYHNIPQDMAEKRARELLRFMKIDEKSMAPVDQLSGGMKRRLAIARGMINAPEMLFLDEPTTGLDPQARLLIWDNLRSLKRNGMSMVLTTHYMEEAEQICDRLVIMDNGKFLCEGRPQDLVAEHIGHEVVEFTCGDADKNYFIEKVKSYYDYQVIRNRFHLFIKSGQDGKQALSLIPSDDMTVRKATLEDVFLKVAGHELRD encoded by the coding sequence ATGGTCGACATCGTTGCTGAAGGTCGCGGTCTGATTAAACGTTACGGCGATAAAACTGTCGTTAACGGCATTAATTTTCAAATTAAACGTGGCGAATGTTTTGGTTTTCTTGGCCCCAATGGTGCGGGCAAAACTTCGACTATGAAAATGATGTATGGCCTCTCCCCGGTTTCTGATGGGGAGCTCCACGTTTTGGGTCTTGATGTTATGACCCGCAGTTCAGAAATCAAAAAACGAATTGGCGTTGTACCGCAAGAAGATGGTCTTGATACCGATTTCACGGTACTTGAAAATCTTTTGATCTATGCGAGCTATCACAATATTCCACAAGATATGGCTGAAAAGCGCGCCCGCGAGCTACTACGGTTTATGAAAATTGACGAAAAATCAATGGCGCCAGTCGATCAACTCTCAGGCGGCATGAAGCGTAGACTTGCAATTGCGCGCGGGATGATCAACGCGCCTGAAATGCTTTTTTTAGATGAGCCAACAACGGGGCTTGATCCGCAAGCAAGACTTCTGATTTGGGATAATTTGAGATCACTTAAAAGAAATGGCATGAGCATGGTTCTCACCACTCATTACATGGAAGAAGCTGAGCAGATCTGTGATCGTTTGGTTATCATGGATAACGGAAAATTCTTATGCGAAGGCAGACCTCAAGATCTCGTTGCTGAGCACATTGGTCATGAAGTTGTAGAGTTCACCTGCGGAGATGCAGATAAGAACTATTTTATCGAAAAAGTAAAAAGTTATTATGACTACCAAGTAATTCGCAATCGTTTTCATTTGTTTATCAAAAGTGGTCAAGACGGTAAGCAAGCGCTTAGTCTTATTCCAAGTGATGATA